Proteins encoded by one window of Antechinus flavipes isolate AdamAnt ecotype Samford, QLD, Australia chromosome 4, AdamAnt_v2, whole genome shotgun sequence:
- the LOC127560177 gene encoding keratin, type I cytoskeletal 28-like, which yields MSLRISSGPRRICSWSGAGSVRIPNGSTSFGNNSLCGGSFVGGGNLPGGGYGSCFGGSSGGSPSGNPVGGSFGSASCAGFVGNEGLLSGNEKVTMQNLNDRLASYLDNVRALEEANSELEQKIKGWYEKFGPGSCRGLDHDYSRYQLTIEELKNKLISSTTSNANVVLQIDNARLAADDFRLKFENELAFHQSVEADINGLRRVLDELTLCRTDLEIQYETMNEELTYLKKNHEEEVKALQCAAGGNVNVEMNAAPGVDLTVLLNNMRAEYEDLAEQNRRDAEAWFNEKSATLQQQISDDAGAATSARSELTEMKRTVQTLEIELQSLLATKHSLECSLNETEGNYCVQLSQIQAQIGALEEQLQQVRTETEGQKLEYEQLLDTKIRLEKEIETYCRLIDGDGSSCSKTKGYGSGVSGNSTKDLSKTTLVKTVVEELDQRGKVLSTRVHSIEEKSSKMSNGKTEQRIPF from the exons ATGTCTCTTCGGATTTCTAGTGGACCCAGACGCATTTGCTCCTGGTCTGGAGCTGGCTCCGTCAGAATACCCAATGGTAGCACTAGCTTTGGGAATAATAGCCTGTGTGGCGGCTCTTTTGTAGGAGGTGGAAACTTACCTGGTGGAGGTTATGGAAGCTGCTTCGGGGGGAGCTCAGGGGGTTCCCCCAGTGGGAACCCTGTTGGTGGTAGCTTTGGAAGTGCTTCTTGTGCTGGTTTTGTGGGGAACGAAGGCCTCCTCTCTGGCAATGAGAAGGTCACCATGCAGAACCTTAATGACCGTTTGGCTTCTTATTTGGACAACGTGAGAGCTCTGGAGGAGGCCAATTCTGAGCTAgagcaaaaaattaaagggtGGTATGAGAAATTTGGTCCTGGTTCTTGCCGTGGCCTAGACCATGACTATAGCAGATATCAACTGACGATTGAAGAGCTTAAGAATAAG CTTATCTCTTCCACTACAAGCAATGCTAATGTTGTTCTGCAGATTGACAATGCCAGACTGGCTGCAGATGATTTCCGTCTGAA GTTTGAAAATGAGCTGGCTTTTCATCAAAGTGTTGAGGCAGATATCAATGGCCTACGCAGAGTCCTGGATGAATTGACACTCTGCAGAACAGACCTGGAAATCCAATATGAAACTATGAATGAGGAGCTTACTTACCTCAAGAAGAACCACGAAGAG GAAGTGAAAGCCCTCCAGTGCGCTGCAGGTGGGAACGTGAATGTGGAAATGAATGCAGCCCCCGGGGTGGATCTGACCGTTCTGCTGAACAATATGAGGGCGGAGTACGAAGATTTGGCTGAGCAGAATCGCAGGGATGCTGAAGCCTGGTTCAATGAAAAA AGCGCCACGCTCCAACAGCAAATCTCGGATGATGCTGGAGCCGCCACTTCGGCCAGGAGCGAACTCACAGAAATGAAGCGTACTGTCCAAACTCTGGAGATCGAGCTACAATCTCTTCTAGCAACG AAACACTCACTGGAATGTTCCTTGAATGAGACAGAAGGGAACTACTGTGTGCAGCTATCACAAATCCAGGCCCAAATTGGAGCTCTGGAGGAACAACTGCAGCAGGTCAGGACTGAAACTGAGGGCCAGAAGCTGGAGTATGAGCAGCTGCTTGATACCAAGATTcgtctggaaaaggaaattgagacctacTGTCGACTAATTGATGGGGATGGAAG ttcatGCTCCAAAACAAAAGGCTATGGGTCAGGAGTTTCAGGAAATTCAACTAAAG ATCTCTCCAAAACTACTCTAGTAAAGACGGTTGTTGAAGAGCTAGATCAGAGGGGCAAGGTTCTCTCAACCCGGGTTCACTCCATTGAAGAAAAGAGTTCTAAGATGAGCAATGGCAAAACAGAACAAAGGATCCCTTTCTAG